A stretch of DNA from Carya illinoinensis cultivar Pawnee chromosome 12, C.illinoinensisPawnee_v1, whole genome shotgun sequence:
GTGGGGCCTTCAAATAGAACCCGGCCCCCACTGCCTATTCTGTTTGTCCTTTGTAATAGAACTCCTGCAATTTTTCACCTGCTCTTTGCTTCTTTCCCACGTCTCCGCAGAGACGAGATTAAACCGATTGGTTTGATGGATTCTGGACAGATAACTATTGCAATCTCAGAGAAAAACCCAACAAGAATATATTCAGAAAGCCATGCTACTTCTTCCCCTTTCTGAGGACCCTGTGAACGCAACAGTAAAAGTCTCtgtttttacttttactttttttatataactaatAACAAATTGCAAATTTCGGTAGATATGGTGGGTGGGAAGGGGATCAGatgatttgatatatatatatatatagagattatGGGGAGAACAAAAAATTTCCGAGACACAATAAGGAGAGGCTTTTGGTGATCATCTCGAGGATGAGTGGAGTGACAGAGGGAGAGGCGATGAATTAGAGAACATGGACGTGAGTCACTGGGAAACTTCTGTCAGACCCAGATCCAGAGAGCTATCCTTTGTGTGTGAAAGAGAAACAGAATAGGACAGTTTCAAATTTActgaattttattaatttaatacatGTAATAGTGTGCGCGTGTGCATCTTTGTGTGtctgagagatagagagagacgtCTGACAAAAGTGAAGGGAGAAACCAATAGTTGGTCCATGTTTAATGATGATGAAAGCTTTGTGCTGCTACAGTTTGCCaggataagagagagagagagagactgtcGTAGAAAATAGCTGAGGGAAAAAACTCCGGAAAAATAAAGACAGTCGTTGAAAATAATGacaaatcctctctctctctctcaatctaaTCACATTCTCCTCTGTCGGACGCTTCGGAGGTGTATggtttgcatcttttttttttttttttttttaaatttccttgGCTGAGAAAAAGGAGAATATGCTGCTGACCTTCGccgaatgtttttttttttaagttgtaatATGAAACCTGGACCTATTTATCCAGAAAAAAGAAACCCTAACCCTGGTATATATGAGCTACACTCTTTCCGTCCTGATCTCAcctttagtttttttcttttcttttagtgGGACGGACACTTTTGTTGCGTTGCACATTGTCTTGATTCATGCATGCATCAGAATACTCAATAACACAGcaaagtatatataaataagctTATACAAGCTGTGAAAGCATAGAGGGTTTTACTGTGCATGACTTAATTTTGTCTAAGGTTTCACTGTTGTGTCTGGGGAGTGTTGGAGGATGAAAACAGTGAACACGTCTGAAAGGCAAAGATGAATTAAGAACGTCTCCTTCTTGGTAGAAGAAACAGCTTTACTGATCGGATCCAATGAGCCTCCCACTGTTTTAGATATTTGCTGTCTTTGATTAGACAAGATCATCAGGTGGATCGAGCTGATCAATGAATTTcataaacaaaaatgatatgTGTAGTCAGATTTgcgtattcttttatatattctattgatatgattaattgtgtattaaaaaataattaatacgactaatcacatcaatacaattcataaataatacacaaaaatgattatatataatattactcttttataaaactCCACAAAAGTAAAGATGCATATAGAAGGCCAATTGCTGCTTTTCAGGAATGAAGTATCAGCGGTTTTCCATCAAgttataaaatctaaattaacGATTTCGGcaagaaaaataagtatttatGACAAATTCTTTATGAACTatttgtaacaaaaatatatttattttgacaagaaaagaaataaaataactgataataaataaacaaataaatagtaataatgtAAATTCAATGGTATAAGGAAGTGCAACTTGGAGCAGTTGGATGACATCTCTCTATGGGTCTCCTAAAAACAGTGGCTATCAATCAGcacaaaagataaataaataagaaattgaAATAGGCAGTGGTCCTCGAGATCAATAAGAGGCAGAAACAAAGGTGCAATAGATATATGTATAGGGTTAAAAAGAAGTAAGCCTTAGACTTGGGGTTAGAGAATCCTCTTTGAGATAAACTAATTaataaatgttatatatatatatatcattcattATTGACCATGAaacaatgatatatataaaaacatatatatcaaCTTGATCCACATGCGCATGCCTTGAGAGACTCAGTACACTAATGACACAACAAGAGATCTAAATAATAGCCTTGCTGTACTCTATGTTCTACAGCCTTATTTAGGTCCCAAGTTCCACATGACTGATAAAATACAGCTCCAGTGTTTACTCTTGGTTTTGACAGAATTATTATgcagtagtactactactactactacttaaacccaccaaattatatataattaattactaattaagaAATATTAGGACTTTGGGATCTAGCTACAAGCTAgagtagtactactactacaTGTGCAGCTAGCTATAATATACCATACCAATAGCAAGCAATATCTTTCTTCAGGTCATGATGCCCCAAAGAGAGGAAGCTAGCCCTTGTTTCACATACCATCCTGGCTGCCTCCTTCGTCGTTATTCCCTGAAGGATTTTCATTCCATGGAAAAGCGTAAGGTAGAGGGAAAGCAAGAGGTTGTTGATAATTAAACCCTCCTGCTTGATTGTCAACTCTTCTACTAAGCTGAATCGGTCTTGAACGAGCTGGAGCCATTGATTGAACTGGGTTTAGCCCCGGGTGTGGAGGCAAAGCCGGGGGAATTTCATTGTAAGCATAGCGTATCAGGTCAGCATTGGCTGCATCAAGTTCCTTCTGGAGCCTTTGAATTTGTCTCTGAAGGAATGAAATGGCACCAACACAGCCATAAACGGGGTCTTTTACTCGTGCCTCAGCCTCATATGCTAGAGAGTTAACTGCATCCTCTCTCTGGTGAGGAAGAAGCTCATTGAGGAGCTTAGTCACATTGCTGGCACCAAAGATCTTGTGAACATTGGCGAATTTTTGGGGCTCCTCTGGCGGGAAGTAGGGTGCAAAGATGCAACCTGGCATGCATTTTCTCCTCAAGAACTTGCAGGCAGCACAGGGAGAATTGTAGGAGCTGGATGAAGCCATTTTCACTGCACCAAGATAATCAGACTAAACCCAttaagcattttattttattttttgtcttcttcACCTCAGGGTTAGcagtttcaattttatttttgaaaagagaATCTTTATCTATGAGTAATTGCTAGCCggccttttttctttcttttttttttaaaaaaaaaaaaaaaaattaaacaaaagatTCAAGTAGAATCCAATGGCCCCgtttttttccctctccccTTCTTTCCCTATCATATCCGTTGTAATCATCAACAACCTCTGAGTGCTAGGGTTATCTATGAAGATTTATAGTAGTGATGAAAAATCAGCAAAAGAACCCGGAGTTTCTACatgctttctttgttttgaacaCACGTAAGAAATAATCGCAACCGGAAACCAccacaaccctctctctctctctatctctctctccctctctcccctaCACACACGAACACTAAGAAATACATGCTTTCTCGTATAATTcaggaaattatatatatttgtgagaTCACATCCTGATCAATCTAGTTATATCTATCTTTTCTCGCTTTCCATGGCCTTCTACATGCTTCCTAAATTTTCGAATTCCGTCTCTTctttaacacacacacacacacacactctctctctgtggAAGAACTCTAATTAGCATGATAAATACATGTAGAAAGTTAATtatgatgcatatatatacatatatcctTTTAGACTTGTTGAACACAGGATCTGATTGGTGCAACTCGATGTAGTTATGTTAACACAGCTTTATTGAGG
This window harbors:
- the LOC122289180 gene encoding protein LATERAL ORGAN BOUNDARIES-like is translated as MASSSSYNSPCAACKFLRRKCMPGCIFAPYFPPEEPQKFANVHKIFGASNVTKLLNELLPHQREDAVNSLAYEAEARVKDPVYGCVGAISFLQRQIQRLQKELDAANADLIRYAYNEIPPALPPHPGLNPVQSMAPARSRPIQLSRRVDNQAGGFNYQQPLAFPLPYAFPWNENPSGNNDEGGSQDGM